Proteins encoded in a region of the Pelmatolapia mariae isolate MD_Pm_ZW linkage group LG6, Pm_UMD_F_2, whole genome shotgun sequence genome:
- the LOC134628658 gene encoding voltage-dependent calcium channel gamma-1 subunit-like, producing the protein MHKRTKIKIAIFVLLVGMACMFTAVVTDHWAVLSPKVEKLNETCEAAHFGLWRLCKKYIYISSEHYDAGHGCGPISLPGEENCTYFRHFTPGQDAEIFEYKTQKEYNISAAAISIFSLAFMILGSLCVVGSCTGTGKKRDYLLKPAGMFFAFAGLCAFISLEVMRQSVKRMIESEETIWIEYYYGWSFACACTGFVLLFLCGIALLFLSMPQMPRNPWETCMDAEPEQVE; encoded by the exons ATGCACAAGCGTACAAAGATTAAGATTGCCATCTTTGTGCTGCTGGTGGGTATGGCATGCATGTTCACGGCAGTGGTAACGGACCACTGGGCAGTTCTTAGCCCAAAGGTGGAGAAACTCAATGAGACCTGCGAGGCGGCCCACTTCGGCCTGTGGAGGCTGTGCAAGAAGTACATCTACATCAGCTCAGAACACTACGACGCAGGGCACGGCTGCGGACCCATCAGCCTGCCTGGAG aaGAAAATTGCACTTACTTCAGGCACTTCACTCCAGGACAGGATGCTGAGATATTtgaatataaaacacaaaaag aGTACAACATCTCTGCTGCAGCCATCTCCATCTTCAGTCTGGCCTTCATGATCCTTGGCTCTCTTTGTGTGGTGGGCTCATGTACTGGTACAGGCAAAAAAAGAGACTACCTCCTTAAACCTGCTGGCatgttttttgcatttgcag GTCTCTGTGCATTCATCTCACTGGAGGTGATGCGTCAGTCAGTGAAGCGCATGATCGAGAGCGAGGAGACAATTTGGATCGAATACTACTACGGCTGGTCCTTTGCTTGTGCCTGCACTGGCTttgtcctcctctttctctgtgGCATTGCACTCTTGTTCCTCTCCATGCCTCAGATGCCCAGGAATCCATGGGAAACCTGCATGGACGCCGAGCCGGAACAAGTTGAGTGA